A genomic segment from Verrucomicrobiota bacterium encodes:
- the pabB gene encoding aminodeoxychorismate synthase component I, with the protein MGLRVQTFRSPPPPEAFLPALAWEPGTLLLRSQSFETPHARYSILATDPFLVFRNRGSECRLRTSDRAEVLYGNPWSILDTLLARYELLDEWDQPFPIGAAAGFWGYDLRCFVEPRLRTPPHADDEVSDSYVGFYDSLVVFDHRADEAHVVSTGMLPDGSRSDTRAENRLKSWDARFTRSTAQAFSQTTTQHPTVPGEISSSLTRAEFIARVLRIKDYIRQGDVYQVNLAQRLTADVPMAGPWLFDRLSQVSPAPFAAFLQTGDFEIVSSSPELFLRLHDREVQTRPIKGTRPRSPDPTRDAQWTYELQTSPKEMSELVMITDLLRNDLGRICEYGSVQVPELVRLERYPQVQHLVSTVQGTLREGVSHFEALASCFPGGSITGAPKIRAMEIIDELEPVPRGPYTGSVGYVGFNRVSQLNIAIRTALCTPRRVHFHVGAGIVADSDPAAEYDETLAKASGFMAALGRTHPRAAKSGTTVTPQPRPFHPPP; encoded by the coding sequence GTGGGCCTTCGAGTCCAAACGTTTCGCTCGCCCCCTCCTCCGGAGGCTTTTCTGCCGGCGCTTGCCTGGGAGCCGGGAACGCTGCTCCTCCGCAGTCAGAGCTTTGAGACCCCGCACGCCCGTTACTCGATCCTCGCCACCGATCCCTTCCTGGTGTTTCGCAACCGGGGTTCGGAATGCCGCCTTCGCACCTCGGACAGGGCCGAGGTGCTCTACGGGAACCCCTGGTCCATTCTCGACACACTGCTCGCGAGATACGAGTTGCTCGACGAATGGGACCAGCCATTTCCCATTGGCGCGGCGGCGGGATTCTGGGGCTACGATCTCCGATGTTTTGTCGAACCACGTCTGCGCACCCCGCCTCATGCGGACGACGAGGTTTCCGATTCGTATGTCGGCTTTTACGATTCACTCGTCGTCTTCGATCATCGGGCCGACGAGGCTCACGTGGTCTCCACGGGCATGTTGCCGGACGGTTCGCGGAGCGATACGCGAGCGGAAAACCGGTTGAAGTCATGGGACGCTCGCTTCACGAGGTCCACGGCCCAGGCCTTTTCCCAAACGACAACCCAACACCCGACGGTCCCCGGTGAAATCAGCTCAAGCCTGACCCGCGCGGAGTTCATCGCACGGGTGCTGCGCATCAAGGACTACATCCGCCAGGGCGATGTGTACCAAGTCAACCTCGCTCAGCGTTTGACGGCCGACGTTCCCATGGCTGGACCCTGGCTCTTCGACCGGCTCAGCCAGGTTTCCCCTGCCCCTTTCGCCGCCTTCCTCCAAACGGGAGACTTCGAAATCGTTTCCTCGTCTCCGGAGCTTTTCCTGCGACTCCATGATCGCGAAGTCCAAACCCGGCCGATCAAAGGCACTCGCCCCCGATCGCCAGATCCCACGCGCGATGCTCAGTGGACTTACGAACTCCAGACCAGCCCGAAGGAAATGTCCGAACTCGTCATGATCACGGACTTGCTTCGAAATGATTTGGGACGCATCTGCGAGTACGGCAGCGTGCAGGTTCCGGAGCTCGTTCGGCTGGAACGGTACCCCCAAGTCCAACATCTCGTTTCCACCGTCCAAGGCACGCTGCGGGAAGGCGTGTCGCACTTCGAAGCCCTGGCGTCCTGTTTTCCCGGCGGCAGCATTACCGGAGCTCCCAAGATTCGCGCCATGGAAATCATCGACGAGCTCGAGCCGGTGCCTCGCGGCCCTTATACCGGCTCCGTGGGCTACGTCGGTTTCAATCGCGTAAGCCAGCTCAACATCGCCATCCGCACCGCTCTTTGCACTCCCCGGCGTGTGCATTTCCACGTCGGAGCCGGCATCGTGGCCGATTCCGACCCCGCCGCCGAATACGATGAAACACTGGCCAAAGCCTCGGGGTTCATGGCCGCGCTCGGCCGAACCCACCCCCGCGCCGCCAAGTCCGGCACCACCGTGACCCCGCAGCCCCGGCCCTTCCATCCCCCCCCATGA